A genomic region of Saprospiraceae bacterium contains the following coding sequences:
- a CDS encoding RidA family protein, producing MKKVILTTDAPKPIGPYSQAILFEKCLYVSGQIALDPKSGDLCTSTIQEETHRVLDNIGAILKAAEMDYSNVLKCTVFVKDINQFSAINAVYNTYFPGEAPPARELVQVAELPRFVNIEISCIAGF from the coding sequence ATGAAAAAAGTAATTTTAACCACCGATGCCCCAAAACCGATAGGTCCCTACAGTCAAGCTATCCTCTTTGAAAAATGTCTTTACGTATCAGGTCAGATCGCATTAGATCCTAAATCGGGAGATTTGTGTACATCCACAATCCAGGAAGAAACGCATAGGGTCCTCGACAATATAGGTGCCATCTTAAAAGCAGCTGAAATGGATTATTCAAATGTTCTGAAATGCACTGTATTCGTAAAGGATATCAATCAATTCAGTGCCATCAATGCTGTTTATAATACTTATTTCCCGGGCGAAGCACCGCCTGCCAGAGAACTGGTTCAGGTGGCAGAATTGCCCAGGTTTGTAAATATTGAAATCAGCTGTATTGCCGGATTTTAA
- the rpmF gene encoding 50S ribosomal protein L32, which yields MPNPKWRHSKQRKRKRRTHYKAETPQLATCKTTGVTHIMHHAFWHEGSMYYKGNVVIKGAAAEAPAEQA from the coding sequence ATGCCAAATCCTAAATGGAGGCACTCCAAACAACGCAAAAGAAAGAGGAGAACTCACTATAAAGCTGAGACCCCGCAATTAGCTACTTGTAAAACCACAGGTGTAACGCATATTATGCACCATGCATTTTGGCATGAGGGCAGTATGTACTACAAAGGAAATGTAGTCATTAAGGGTGCTGCTGCAGAAGCTCCGGCCGAACAAGCCTGA